A window of Fictibacillus halophilus contains these coding sequences:
- a CDS encoding L-threonylcarbamoyladenylate synthase, whose product MKSFQTERWAVDKTENALENHPHIIQASLWINKNEVVAIPTETVYGLAGNARSDEAIKRIFEAKGRPSDNPLIVHISDLSQLEGLVSSVSETAQKLMTAFWPGPLTIVLPKGENVSERVTAGLSTVAVRMPDHEIALAVIRASGVPLAAPSANLSGKPSPTSAQHVYEDLKDRIPGIVDGGSTGVGVESTVVECTGELVTILRPGGITLEELEKVAGVGRVVVDPGLENEKHAPKSPGMKYTHYAPDAPFVLVDGSQEFLQRLVDKEREAGKRIGILTTEERAGVYKADCVIPAGSRSNPETVAQHLYEALRAFNEAGVDQIFGEVFPKTGVGVAIMNRLEKSAGGNLIKE is encoded by the coding sequence ATGAAATCATTCCAAACGGAACGCTGGGCTGTGGATAAAACAGAAAACGCTCTAGAAAATCATCCACATATTATTCAGGCTTCCCTGTGGATAAATAAAAATGAAGTAGTCGCAATTCCAACAGAAACGGTTTATGGTTTGGCGGGAAACGCGAGAAGTGATGAAGCGATCAAACGCATTTTTGAAGCGAAGGGAAGACCGAGTGATAACCCTCTGATCGTTCACATCTCAGATCTCTCACAATTAGAGGGGCTTGTTTCTTCTGTTTCAGAGACAGCACAGAAATTAATGACCGCTTTCTGGCCGGGTCCATTAACGATTGTGTTGCCAAAAGGTGAAAACGTTAGTGAAAGAGTAACTGCTGGGTTATCCACAGTTGCTGTAAGGATGCCAGATCACGAGATCGCGCTCGCTGTCATCAGAGCTTCAGGTGTTCCACTTGCCGCACCAAGTGCGAACCTGTCTGGAAAACCAAGTCCCACTTCCGCTCAGCATGTTTATGAAGATCTAAAAGACAGGATTCCTGGCATTGTAGATGGCGGTTCAACAGGCGTTGGCGTAGAATCAACGGTTGTTGAATGCACAGGTGAACTTGTCACGATTTTACGACCTGGTGGAATCACGTTAGAAGAGCTAGAAAAAGTTGCTGGTGTAGGGCGAGTTGTTGTTGATCCGGGATTGGAGAACGAAAAGCATGCGCCTAAATCACCAGGTATGAAATATACACACTATGCACCTGACGCACCGTTCGTTCTTGTGGATGGAAGCCAGGAATTTTTGCAGAGACTTGTGGATAAAGAACGCGAAGCAGGAAAACGTATTGGAATTTTGACCACAGAAGAAAGAGCTGGCGTATATAAAGCGGATTGTGTCATTCCTGCTGGAAGTCGCTCCAATCCTGAAACGGTGGCTCAACATCTGTACGAAGCGTTACGAGCGTTTAATGAAGCTGGTGTCGATCAGATTTTCGGAGAGGTTTTCCCGAAAACAGGCGTCGGTGTTGCGATTATGAACAGACTTGAAAAATCGGCCGGTGGAAATCTTATAAAAGAATAA
- a CDS encoding GNAT family N-acetyltransferase — MTIILRQAMQHEAKDLLQLVGKAGLQSEGIKDSIENYLVVVNDQGETIGTVGLERIGNDGLLRSFVLKQKYSSETLLLKLIDKILVYSKDKGVETLYLLTKAVHMFEQLSFKTIPKDKVPPHIESADHIKNNATSGAELLAYALD; from the coding sequence ATGACGATTATTTTAAGGCAGGCCATGCAACACGAAGCAAAAGATCTTTTACAGCTCGTCGGAAAAGCTGGACTTCAGTCAGAAGGAATCAAAGACAGCATTGAAAATTATCTAGTGGTTGTAAACGATCAAGGCGAGACAATCGGCACAGTCGGTTTGGAGAGAATCGGAAACGATGGCTTGCTGCGGTCTTTCGTACTGAAGCAGAAATATTCGTCAGAGACGCTTCTTCTTAAACTCATTGATAAAATTTTGGTATACTCAAAAGATAAAGGAGTTGAAACCCTTTATTTACTTACAAAAGCTGTGCATATGTTTGAACAACTTTCTTTTAAAACGATTCCGAAAGATAAAGTGCCTCCACACATTGAGAGCGCGGATCATATAAAAAATAACGCAACATCAGGAGCAGAACTTTTAGCGTATGCACTTGATTGA
- the spoIIR gene encoding stage II sporulation protein R, with product MKKRNHFFILVLISLAVMFLFFETQTKVANATMNAFVKIPEESIRLRILANSNTDADQKLKREIRDEVNAQITTWVDELSTISEAREIIRKQLPTIEKIVQSKLDEAGLEKTFSVELNKVAFPTKMYGDFIYPAGQYEAVLITLGEGEGKNWWCVLFPPLCFLDFENGDAVKENKEGKGDVVDTAADAEAAEANEADEIETKFFVVEIFDSLFSFVGSLFS from the coding sequence ATGAAAAAACGCAATCATTTCTTTATTCTAGTTCTTATATCTCTAGCGGTGATGTTCTTATTTTTTGAAACACAAACCAAGGTGGCGAACGCAACAATGAACGCCTTTGTTAAGATACCTGAAGAATCGATCAGACTTCGCATTCTAGCAAACAGCAATACGGATGCTGACCAAAAGCTAAAGCGCGAGATCCGTGATGAAGTGAACGCCCAGATCACAACTTGGGTGGATGAGTTATCTACGATTTCTGAAGCACGTGAGATCATTCGTAAACAGCTGCCAACGATCGAAAAGATTGTTCAAAGTAAGCTGGATGAGGCAGGACTTGAGAAGACGTTTTCTGTAGAGTTAAACAAAGTGGCTTTTCCTACTAAAATGTACGGCGATTTCATCTATCCGGCAGGACAATATGAAGCAGTACTGATCACACTTGGCGAAGGTGAAGGGAAGAACTGGTGGTGTGTGCTCTTCCCGCCATTATGCTTTCTGGACTTTGAAAATGGGGATGCTGTAAAAGAAAATAAAGAAGGCAAAGGCGATGTAGTGGATACAGCCGCTGATGCGGAAGCTGCGGAAGCGAATGAAGCAGATGAAATTGAGACGAAATTCTTTGTGGTAGAAATATTTGATAGCCTGTTTAGCTTTGTAGGTTCCTTATTCTCTTAA
- a CDS encoding LacI family DNA-binding transcriptional regulator, whose protein sequence is MVTIRDVAKKSGVSVATVSRVLNANGYVHEDTRKKVMAAVDELKYSPNEVARSLYKKKSKLVGLLLPDITNPFFPQLARGVEDEMQKGGYRILFGNSDENAEKELDYLNTFIQNNVVGIISATNNKAKNNYQNLSIPVVFLDRTSTDYPSVYADGKEGGRMAAEEIVKRGSKRITILKGPAHIQPAQDRFQGALAVLSQSNIDFHVMSTTSFAFEDAEKWAKELFATYPDTDGVLASNDIVATAVLHEALRLGKSIPEQLQIIGFDDIPQSSLLFPSLSTIRQPAYEMGKEAAQLLVKIINQEKVHHKQVQLPVTFIDRNTTRKVDENG, encoded by the coding sequence TTGGTTACCATTCGTGATGTGGCAAAGAAATCAGGTGTATCGGTTGCGACCGTATCTCGCGTTTTGAATGCGAATGGATACGTTCATGAAGATACACGCAAAAAAGTGATGGCTGCCGTTGATGAGCTGAAGTACAGCCCAAATGAAGTCGCCCGCTCCCTCTATAAAAAGAAATCCAAACTGGTCGGCTTGTTGCTGCCAGACATTACGAACCCCTTCTTTCCACAGCTGGCAAGAGGTGTAGAAGATGAGATGCAAAAAGGCGGTTATCGTATTCTTTTTGGAAATAGTGATGAGAATGCTGAGAAAGAGCTAGATTATTTGAACACGTTTATTCAAAACAATGTAGTCGGCATCATTTCAGCCACGAACAATAAAGCAAAAAACAACTATCAAAATCTTTCCATTCCCGTAGTTTTTTTAGACCGAACATCTACGGACTATCCATCGGTCTATGCGGATGGAAAAGAAGGCGGAAGAATGGCCGCAGAAGAGATTGTGAAAAGAGGCAGCAAACGGATCACGATTTTGAAAGGTCCCGCGCACATCCAGCCTGCTCAAGACCGTTTTCAAGGTGCGTTAGCAGTGTTAAGCCAATCGAACATTGATTTTCATGTGATGTCGACTACTTCTTTTGCCTTTGAAGACGCAGAGAAATGGGCGAAAGAACTTTTTGCAACGTATCCTGATACAGATGGTGTGTTAGCGAGCAACGATATTGTGGCCACAGCCGTCTTACATGAAGCTCTTCGTCTCGGAAAATCGATTCCAGAACAACTGCAAATCATCGGGTTTGATGATATACCACAAAGCAGTTTGTTGTTCCCTTCCCTATCCACCATTCGCCAGCCGGCTTATGAGATGGGAAAAGAAGCGGCACAGCTGCTTGTGAAAATTATCAATCAAGAAAAAGTCCACCATAAGCAGGTTCAACTGCCTGTTACATTTATAGATCGAAACACAACAAGAAAGGTTGATGAAAATGGTTAA
- the rbsK gene encoding ribokinase translates to MVKIVVIGSSSMDLVVTSDQRPEAGETVLGRSFKTVPGGKGANQAVAAARLGAEVYMIGCVGDDHYGAAILDNFKQNGVDVTNVEPVTDTESGTAHIILAEGDNSIVVVKGANDHVTPYYVEKSEALIKQANMVLIQQEIPEETVEYVSELCKELDVPLLLNPAPARPLSKKVIDNASYLTPNEHEAAVLFDGLSTESALKQYPNKVFITEGKAGARYFNGEKEITVPSYTVEVTDTTGAGDTFNAALAVALAEGKSITESLQFANRAASLSVTKFGAQGGMPNRSEVEASL, encoded by the coding sequence ATGGTTAAAATCGTAGTCATCGGTAGTTCTTCGATGGATCTCGTCGTTACATCTGATCAACGTCCAGAAGCAGGAGAAACTGTTTTAGGACGTTCATTTAAAACCGTACCAGGAGGAAAAGGGGCGAACCAAGCTGTTGCGGCTGCTCGACTTGGTGCGGAGGTATACATGATCGGATGTGTTGGCGATGACCATTATGGAGCGGCAATCCTAGACAACTTTAAACAAAACGGTGTTGATGTAACGAATGTGGAACCGGTTACAGATACAGAGAGCGGTACAGCTCATATTATTTTAGCTGAAGGTGATAACAGCATCGTCGTCGTTAAAGGTGCGAATGATCATGTGACTCCCTATTATGTGGAGAAATCAGAAGCGCTCATCAAACAAGCGAATATGGTACTCATTCAGCAAGAGATCCCTGAAGAAACGGTCGAATATGTAAGTGAGCTTTGCAAGGAGCTTGATGTTCCGTTGTTATTGAATCCAGCACCTGCTCGCCCACTCTCTAAAAAAGTGATCGACAATGCTAGCTACCTTACACCGAACGAACATGAAGCAGCGGTTCTTTTTGATGGTCTATCAACAGAGTCAGCCCTAAAACAGTATCCAAACAAAGTATTCATTACAGAAGGAAAAGCAGGCGCTCGTTATTTTAATGGTGAAAAAGAGATCACCGTTCCCTCTTACACAGTAGAAGTAACAGATACGACAGGAGCTGGAGATACGTTCAACGCCGCACTAGCTGTTGCTTTAGCAGAAGGCAAAAGCATCACTGAAAGTTTGCAGTTCGCCAATCGAGCCGCTTCCCTATCTGTTACGAAGTTCGGTGCGCAAGGCGGCATGCCGAATCGATCAGAAGTGGAGGCATCTTTATGA
- the rbsD gene encoding D-ribose pyranase, whose protein sequence is MKRHGILNSHISKVLSDLGHTDLIVIADAGLPIPSDVPRIDLALTLGVPSFKDVVSAVSEDMVVEQVILASEIKEKNEETLTYMNDTFSEPEQKFVSHEAFKQLTKQAKVVIRTGEVTPYANCILQAGVIF, encoded by the coding sequence ATGAAAAGACACGGCATCTTGAACAGTCATATCTCAAAGGTTTTAAGTGACCTCGGCCACACAGATCTTATCGTGATCGCGGATGCTGGTCTTCCGATTCCGAGCGATGTTCCGCGAATCGATCTGGCACTCACGCTCGGGGTACCGAGCTTTAAAGATGTTGTTTCCGCTGTATCAGAGGATATGGTCGTGGAACAAGTGATACTCGCAAGTGAGATCAAAGAGAAGAACGAAGAAACGTTAACGTATATGAACGATACTTTTTCTGAACCAGAACAAAAATTCGTTTCTCACGAAGCGTTCAAGCAATTAACAAAGCAGGCGAAAGTAGTCATTCGAACCGGTGAAGTGACGCCGTATGCTAACTGTATCCTGCAAGCAGGTGTAATCTTCTAA